The Coraliomargarita parva genomic interval TCCGAGAGCACTTGAGCGGCGCTCAAGTCTGGTTGTTCGGCTCGCGTGCACGAGGGGACGCTTCGCGTCGAAGTGACTTCGACTTGGCCTACAAGCCCGCCAAGAGCCTTGCCCCGGACGCGGTCTCCCGTTTCGAAGACGCCCTCCGAAACGACCCGGAAATCATTTATCCGGTCGATCTGGTGAACTTGGATCAAGCACCTGAACCCCTTCGGAAGCACATCGAAGCGGAAGGTATCCTATGGAAAAACTAGCGTCGGCAAAGAAGGCTTTGACCAAGCTGGAGGCCATCCTGGACGAAGGCGTGCAGGATGAAAAGACCCGTGATGCCGCAATCCAGCGTTTCGAATTCACTTCCGAAATTTGCTGGAAAGCGCTGCAAGCCCATCTCAAGGCGGATTATGCGGAGGAAGTGCGCTACCCCAAAGGCTGCTACGAGACCGCATTTCGCGTCGGCTTGATCGACGAAGACCTCTGCCTTGCCCTGAACCAGACAGTCCGCGACCGAAACCTAACCTCCCATACCTACCACGAGACCGTCGCTATCGAGATTTTCGAACGCCTGCCGTTACATGCGGCAGCCTT includes:
- a CDS encoding nucleotidyltransferase family protein; the protein is MQANPTSDAPHPAVELAKARISQHIREHLSGAQVWLFGSRARGDASRRSDFDLAYKPAKSLAPDAVSRFEDALRNDPEIIYPVDLVNLDQAPEPLRKHIEAEGILWKN
- a CDS encoding HI0074 family nucleotidyltransferase substrate-binding subunit; the encoded protein is MEKLASAKKALTKLEAILDEGVQDEKTRDAAIQRFEFTSEICWKALQAHLKADYAEEVRYPKGCYETAFRVGLIDEDLCLALNQTVRDRNLTSHTYHETVAIEIFERLPLHAAAFRSLVSKL